One window of Cygnus atratus isolate AKBS03 ecotype Queensland, Australia chromosome 17, CAtr_DNAZoo_HiC_assembly, whole genome shotgun sequence genomic DNA carries:
- the VSIG10 gene encoding LOW QUALITY PROTEIN: V-set and immunoglobulin domain-containing protein 10 (The sequence of the model RefSeq protein was modified relative to this genomic sequence to represent the inferred CDS: deleted 1 base in 1 codon) — MAVEPWGGGRVAPPPGGPRGSGRRWRRRRLRAMGLPGGTPPARLFLALCVWRLALRRGAAGTEEVVFGKVGGSILLLCRNVSKEATEVVWFQGDPHSFPPLFSSRVTFPPDVRFSLVDNSSLRITELRLQDEGNYTCKEVLNKTDHEHRVQLLVANPPHSTLKCWAETSSSGLMLQLFCSWPGGYPYPTLHWREEGHDLENSSWVISSTRSSDTHVETLNSSHLAHRKVFKCVGSHVVEQEEPACSVEIKLPSLESDPPQTCFVGDNVTLTCRVTEGVPAARLSWLRGITQPEIQPGGRYLIAQEGNVSRLTIRNCSQGTDGGCYVCKAQNPVGLREMFVCLTVKQPTNIVGVVGAVAILSLIGVLTISGLILYYNPLLCLRGAAFRSQGSGDILVLVDSEDDDEGKGEEDTVSGSSKYELVNGSSAPAAYLSCLAGGDDGEQHGEVPLQKTRGEETRGT, encoded by the exons ATGGCAGTAGAg CCTTGGGGCGGAGGCCGGGTGGCGCCGCCT CCGGGCGGGCCGAGAGGCAGCGggaggcggtggcggcggcggcggctgagGGCGATGGGGCTCCCCGGCGGGACGCCGCCGGCCCGGCTCTTCCTCGCCCTCTGCGTCTGGAGGCTGGCGCTGCGCCGGGGCGCCGCAG gaacAGAAGAAGTGGTCTTTGGGAAGGTTGGAGGAAGCATCCTCCTTTTATGCCGAAATGTGTCCAAAGAAGCAACAGAGGTGGTCTGGTTCCAAGGGGATCCGCACTCTTTCCCCCCACTCTTCTCCTCGCGGGTCACCTTCCCCCCAGATGTCCGTTTCTCCCTGGTTGACAACAGCTCGCTGCGCATCACAGAGCTGCGTCTGCAGGACGAAGGCAACTACACCTGCAAGGAAGTGCTAAACAAGACAGACCATGAGCACAGAGTCCAGCTCCTGGTAGCCA ATCCACCGCATTCCACCCTGAAGTGCTGGGCTGAGACCTCGTCCTCGGGGCTGATGctgcagctgttctgcagctggCCCGGGGGGTACCCCTACCCCACGCTGCACTGGAGAGAAGAGGGGCATGATCTGGAGAACTCCAGCTGGGTCATCAGCTCCACGAGATCCTCGGACACCCATGTGGAAACCCTGAACAGCTCCCACCTCGCCCACCGCAAAGTCTTCAAGTGTGTTGGGAGCCACGTAGTTGAGCAGGAGGAGCCTGCCTGCTCTGTGGAGATAA AACTCCCCTCCCTGGAATCGGACCCCCCGCAGACCTGCTTTGTGGGTGACAACGTGACCCTGACGTGCCGGGTGACCGAGGGCGTGCCAGCGGCGAGGCTGAGCTGGCTGCGGGGCATCACACAGCCGGAGATCCAGCCCGGCGGGAGGTACCTCATCGCCCAGGAGGGCAATGTGTCCCGGCTCACCATCCGGAACTGCTCCCAGGGCACCGACGGGGGCTGCTACGTCTGCAAGGCGCAGAATCCCGTGGGGCTGCGGGAGATGTTCGTCTGCCTGACGGTGAAGC agccaaCAAACATCGTTGGAGTTGTGGGCGCAGTGGCGATCCTGTCCCTGATAGGTGTTCTCACCATCTCTGGTCTCATCTTGTACTACAACCCCCTCCTGTGCCTCAGAG GTGCTGCGTTCAG GAGCCAGGGCTCGGGCGACATCTTAGTGCTGGTGGACTCGGAAGATGACGatgaggggaagggggaagaggacACGGTGAGCGGCTCCAGCAAGTACGAGCTGGTCAACGGGAGCAGCGCCCCGGCTGCCTACTTGAGCTGCCTTGCAGGAG GTGACGACGGCGAGCAGCACGGCGAGGTCCCTCTGCAGAAAACGAGAGGAGAAGAGACACGAGGCACATAA
- the PEBP1 gene encoding phosphatidylethanolamine-binding protein 1, whose product MAVDLGLWSGPLSLTEVEQRPAQPLRVKYGSVEIDELGKVLTPTQVQHRPTSIEWDGCDPQKLYTLVLTDPDAPSRKDPKFREWHHFLVTNMKGNDVGSGTVLSDYVGSGPPKGTGLHRYVWLVYEQPKQLKCNEPILSNRSGDKRGKFKVAAFRSKYDLGVPVAGTCYQAEWDDYVPKLYEQLSGK is encoded by the exons ATGGCGGTGGACCTGGGGCTGTGGAGCGGGCCGCTGAGCCTCACCGAGGTGGAGCAGAGACCCGCGCAGCCCCTGAGGGTCAAGTACGGCTCGGTGGAGATCGACGAGCTGGGCAAGGTGCTGACGCCCACCCAG GTGCAGCACCGCCCCACCAGCATCGAGTGGGATGGCTGCGACCCCCAGAAGCTGTACACGCTGGTTCTCACGGACCCTGATGCTCCCAGTAGGAAGGACCCGAAGTTCAG GGAATGGCATCACTTCCTGGTGACCAACATGAAAGGCAACGATGTGGGGAGTGGGACCGTGCTGTCAGATTACGTCGGGTCGGGACCCCCCAAAGGAACAG GACTGCACCGGTACGTGTGGCTGGTGTACGAGCAGCCGAAGCAGCTGAAGTGCAACGAGCCCATCCTGTCTAATCGCTCCGGCGACAAGCGAGGGAAGTTCAAGGTGGCAGCCTTCCGCAGCAAGTACGACCTGGGGGTGCCGGTGGCTGGCACCTGCTACCAGGCGGAGTGGGATGACTACGTGCCGAAACTCTACGAGCAGCTGTCTGGGAAGTAG